The following are from one region of the Cystobacter fuscus DSM 2262 genome:
- the hemA gene encoding glutamyl-tRNA reductase — MEFLCMGVSHRTAPLSVRERLALPESQQVELLRRLAQAPHEAMLVSTCNRVELYMASPDVAQAREGALRELQALGGPETMEHLYEHRGEDSLVHLFRVSASLDSMVLGEAQILGQVKDAFERGQGSGAVRGELTRVCAAAFGCAKRVRTETAIGRSATSMASAAVALASKVFDGLRDKTVLLVGAGEMSELAARHLKQAGATRMLVTNRTFSRAEALAAEVGATARPFEELLALLASADVVVCSTASPVPLFTQENVASVGKARRFRPLFMVDLAVPRDIAPEVGALDWVHAYDLDDIQKFVADNAAARAEEAQKAGVLVAQEVARFVRERAVRQGVPVLAQLRQRGEAIARAEVERTLAALGESLNDKQRKSVEAMARAIVNKLLHEPTARLRAVGPEHEGNRLAGAAAELFGLEGSPNAPDASAPNVVATGGKG, encoded by the coding sequence ATGGAGTTCCTGTGCATGGGTGTGTCGCACCGGACGGCGCCGCTGTCCGTGCGCGAGCGGCTCGCACTGCCCGAGTCCCAGCAGGTGGAGTTGTTGCGGCGCCTGGCCCAGGCGCCCCACGAGGCGATGCTCGTGTCCACGTGCAACCGGGTGGAGCTGTACATGGCCTCGCCGGACGTGGCCCAGGCCCGCGAGGGCGCGCTGCGCGAGCTCCAGGCGCTCGGCGGCCCCGAGACGATGGAGCACCTCTACGAGCACCGGGGCGAGGACTCGCTGGTGCACCTCTTCCGGGTGTCGGCGAGCCTGGACTCCATGGTGCTCGGCGAGGCGCAGATCCTCGGTCAGGTGAAGGACGCGTTCGAGCGGGGGCAGGGCTCGGGGGCGGTGCGCGGCGAGCTGACGCGGGTGTGCGCCGCGGCGTTCGGCTGTGCCAAGCGCGTGCGCACCGAGACGGCCATCGGCCGCTCCGCCACCTCCATGGCCAGTGCGGCCGTGGCGCTCGCGAGCAAGGTGTTCGACGGGCTGCGCGACAAGACGGTGTTGCTGGTGGGCGCCGGGGAGATGTCGGAGCTGGCCGCGCGCCACCTCAAGCAGGCCGGGGCCACGCGGATGCTGGTGACCAACCGCACCTTCTCGCGCGCCGAGGCGCTCGCGGCGGAGGTGGGTGCCACCGCGCGGCCCTTCGAGGAGCTGCTCGCGCTGCTCGCCTCGGCGGACGTGGTGGTGTGCAGCACCGCCTCGCCCGTGCCCCTCTTCACCCAGGAGAACGTGGCCTCGGTGGGCAAGGCGCGCCGCTTCCGCCCGCTCTTCATGGTGGACCTGGCCGTGCCGCGCGACATCGCCCCCGAGGTGGGAGCGCTGGACTGGGTGCACGCCTACGATCTGGACGACATCCAGAAGTTCGTGGCGGACAACGCCGCCGCCCGCGCCGAGGAGGCGCAGAAGGCGGGGGTGCTCGTGGCCCAGGAGGTGGCCCGCTTCGTGCGCGAGCGCGCCGTGCGCCAGGGCGTGCCGGTGCTCGCCCAGCTGCGGCAGCGCGGCGAGGCCATCGCCCGCGCCGAGGTGGAGCGCACGCTCGCCGCGCTCGGTGAGAGCCTCAACGACAAGCAGCGCAAGAGCGTGGAGGCCATGGCGCGCGCCATCGTCAACAAGCTGCTGCACGAGCCCACCGCGCGGCTACGGGCGGTGGGGCCCGAGCACGAGGGCAACCGGTTGGCGGGCGCCGCCGCCGAGCTCTTCGGGCTCGAGGGCTCGCCCAACGCGCCGGACGCCTCCGCTCCCAACGTGGTGGCCACGGGAGGCAAGGGATGA
- a CDS encoding GspE/PulE family protein encodes MPAPVTPSAPSPNRSRTDFSLSFVLDALVSQRVLTAEQAQNILAREQAARARVLKNQGVAAKDTTRYDVSPVEIVAAFQVPLAEGRGVLDEDRVTEIAARAAGIPYKKVDPLKLDMALATRTVSRPFAQKNVLLPLERGQDGRLVVAVANPFDQELFESIHVLTGMPIDPVLASKGDILRAIADIYGFKRTLAKAADDFSANPGNSPQVSNFEQLVTLSGRQELDAADQPVVQAVDYLLRYAFDNRASDIHIEPKRNTSLVRLRIDGVLHPVYTLPAGVHPPIVSRVKMLSRMDISEKRKPQDGRIKTEKDGREVELRVSCLPTAFGEKVVIRVFDPETLVQDIAQLGFDQQEKGVFESWIDQPHGIILVTGPTGSGKTTTLYSALKAVAGPDVNVTTIEDPIEMVWDGFNQVQVQPKVGLDFANALRSILRQDPDVIMVGEIRDEETAENAVQAALTGHLVLSTLHTNDAIGSVARLKDLGVPPFLLAQSLIGMMAQRLLRRVCPHCAQQTSLTQDELAMLGTPIPLLPNGVRIVKGVGCVRCRGTGYWGRTGAFEIVNMNNELREFISRGANHTQILDAARRAGTRTLREAAVRKLAMGLTSFDEVVRMTSLS; translated from the coding sequence TTGCCCGCGCCCGTGACCCCGTCCGCTCCCTCTCCGAACCGGAGCAGAACCGACTTCTCGCTGTCCTTCGTGCTCGACGCGCTCGTCTCCCAGCGGGTGCTCACCGCCGAGCAGGCGCAGAACATCCTCGCGCGCGAGCAGGCCGCCCGGGCCCGGGTCCTCAAGAACCAGGGCGTCGCGGCCAAGGACACGACGCGCTACGACGTGTCTCCCGTGGAGATCGTCGCCGCCTTCCAGGTGCCGCTGGCGGAGGGCCGCGGCGTGCTCGACGAGGACCGGGTCACGGAGATCGCCGCGCGCGCCGCCGGCATCCCCTACAAGAAGGTGGATCCGCTCAAGCTGGACATGGCGCTGGCCACCCGCACCGTCTCCCGGCCCTTCGCGCAGAAGAACGTGCTGCTGCCGCTCGAGCGCGGCCAGGACGGCCGGCTGGTGGTGGCGGTGGCCAACCCCTTCGATCAGGAGCTCTTCGAGAGCATCCACGTGCTCACCGGCATGCCCATCGATCCGGTGCTCGCCTCCAAGGGCGACATCCTCCGGGCCATCGCGGACATCTACGGCTTCAAGCGCACGCTGGCCAAGGCCGCGGATGACTTCAGCGCCAATCCGGGCAACTCGCCGCAGGTGAGCAACTTCGAGCAGCTCGTCACGCTCAGTGGCCGCCAGGAGCTGGACGCCGCGGACCAGCCCGTGGTGCAGGCGGTGGACTACCTCTTGCGCTACGCCTTCGACAACCGCGCCTCGGACATCCACATCGAGCCCAAGCGCAACACCTCGCTCGTGCGCCTGCGCATCGACGGAGTGCTGCACCCCGTCTACACCCTGCCCGCGGGCGTGCACCCGCCCATCGTGTCGCGCGTGAAGATGCTCTCGCGCATGGACATCTCCGAGAAGCGCAAGCCCCAGGACGGCCGCATCAAGACGGAGAAGGACGGGCGCGAGGTGGAGTTGCGCGTGTCCTGCCTGCCCACCGCCTTCGGCGAGAAGGTGGTCATCCGCGTGTTCGACCCGGAGACGCTGGTGCAGGACATCGCCCAGCTCGGCTTCGATCAACAGGAGAAGGGCGTCTTCGAGTCGTGGATCGATCAGCCCCACGGCATCATCCTCGTCACCGGCCCCACCGGCAGCGGCAAGACGACCACGCTCTACTCGGCGCTCAAGGCCGTGGCGGGGCCGGACGTGAACGTCACCACCATCGAGGATCCCATCGAGATGGTGTGGGACGGCTTCAACCAGGTGCAGGTGCAGCCCAAGGTGGGGCTCGACTTCGCCAACGCCCTGCGCAGCATCCTGCGCCAGGACCCGGACGTCATCATGGTGGGAGAAATCCGCGACGAGGAGACGGCGGAGAACGCCGTGCAGGCCGCGCTCACGGGCCACCTGGTGCTCTCCACGCTGCACACCAATGACGCCATCGGCTCGGTGGCCCGGCTCAAGGACCTGGGCGTGCCGCCCTTCCTGCTCGCCCAGAGCCTCATCGGCATGATGGCCCAGCGCCTGCTGCGGCGCGTGTGCCCGCACTGCGCCCAGCAGACGTCGCTCACCCAGGACGAGCTGGCCATGCTGGGCACCCCCATCCCCCTGCTGCCCAACGGGGTGCGCATCGTCAAGGGCGTGGGGTGCGTGCGCTGCCGGGGCACCGGTTACTGGGGCCGCACGGGCGCCTTCGAGATCGTCAACATGAACAACGAGCTGCGCGAGTTCATCTCGCGCGGCGCCAACCACACGCAGATCCTGGACGCCGCGCGCCGGGCGGGCACGCGCACGCTGCGCGAAGCCGCCGTGCGAAAGCTCGCCATGGGTCTTACTTCCTTCGACGAGGTGGTGCGCATGACGTCCCTGAGTTGA
- a CDS encoding uroporphyrinogen-III synthase encodes MVTRPRDRAEELCFLLEDEGAQVLHVPLLELVPPEDSRPLMAAAESIQRYKWVVFASASAVDALMEALREAGTTQLLSPVRFAVVGPRTARAVEGYGLKVAAESPSGTGEALAEVLRPALNPEDEVLLPAAEEGRRELEDALREHGARVTRVTAYRARPTVLPDETRALLEASPPDVALFASPRTAEAFLEDAGRERLGAARLVAIGPTTAAALSQLGLVVAAVAERPTPEALVEATVRAVRG; translated from the coding sequence CTGGTGACGCGCCCCCGTGACCGTGCGGAGGAGCTGTGCTTCCTCCTCGAGGACGAGGGCGCGCAAGTGCTGCACGTGCCGTTGCTGGAGCTGGTGCCTCCGGAGGATTCGCGCCCGTTGATGGCGGCCGCGGAGTCCATCCAGCGCTACAAGTGGGTGGTGTTCGCCAGCGCCTCGGCGGTGGACGCGTTGATGGAGGCGCTGCGCGAGGCGGGCACGACGCAGTTGTTGTCGCCCGTGCGCTTCGCCGTGGTGGGGCCGCGCACCGCGCGCGCCGTGGAGGGCTACGGGCTCAAGGTGGCCGCCGAGTCCCCCAGCGGCACGGGCGAGGCGCTCGCCGAGGTGCTGCGCCCCGCGCTCAACCCCGAGGACGAAGTGCTGCTGCCCGCGGCGGAGGAGGGGCGGCGCGAGCTGGAGGACGCCTTGCGCGAGCACGGCGCGCGGGTGACGCGGGTGACGGCCTACCGCGCCCGGCCCACGGTGCTGCCCGACGAGACGCGGGCCCTGCTCGAGGCCTCGCCGCCCGACGTGGCCCTCTTCGCCTCGCCCCGGACGGCGGAGGCCTTCCTGGAGGACGCGGGCCGTGAGCGGCTCGGCGCGGCCCGGCTGGTGGCCATTGGCCCCACCACCGCCGCGGCGCTGTCCCAACTGGGGCTCGTGGTGGCCGCCGTGGCCGAGCGTCCCACCCCCGAGGCGCTCGTGGAGGCGACCGTCCGGGCGGTTCGCGGATAG
- a CDS encoding PilZ domain-containing protein, which translates to MERKGSRKKVPAQAVAPEQPAAAPPPPVVRPEPPRTVVPPRPEPRAEPFWRPASSLPAARPGSPSRFSPTPIAARSPSAPIIGVGSEEEVEHRRFPRAQLATSFELWIDEGGARRFTATLRSVNVSVGGAFLESTFFLPLSTELRVRFSLAPGAAPVEARALVVREQRPMRDGMPSGFGIHFEEFYGQTEVALARLFLDLRLRAFAEEYLASPRARGLSDGLERVVDALAAWELLKAQTSTDLWRGE; encoded by the coding sequence ATGGAGCGCAAGGGCTCGAGAAAGAAGGTTCCCGCCCAGGCCGTGGCCCCCGAGCAACCGGCGGCCGCCCCGCCGCCCCCCGTGGTCCGGCCCGAGCCGCCGCGCACGGTGGTGCCTCCCCGGCCCGAGCCCCGGGCGGAACCCTTCTGGCGTCCAGCGTCCTCGCTGCCCGCCGCGCGTCCCGGGTCTCCCTCCCGCTTCTCGCCGACCCCCATCGCCGCGCGCAGTCCCTCCGCTCCCATCATCGGGGTGGGGAGCGAGGAGGAAGTGGAGCACCGGCGCTTTCCCCGCGCGCAACTCGCCACGAGCTTCGAGTTGTGGATCGACGAGGGGGGAGCGAGGCGCTTCACGGCCACGCTGCGCTCGGTGAACGTGAGCGTGGGGGGGGCCTTCCTGGAGAGCACCTTCTTCCTGCCCCTGTCCACGGAGCTCCGGGTGCGCTTCTCCCTGGCGCCCGGGGCCGCGCCCGTGGAGGCCCGGGCCCTCGTGGTGCGTGAGCAACGGCCGATGCGGGACGGGATGCCCTCCGGCTTCGGCATCCATTTCGAGGAGTTCTACGGCCAGACGGAGGTGGCGCTGGCGCGGCTCTTCCTGGACCTGCGGCTGCGCGCGTTCGCGGAGGAGTACCTCGCCTCGCCCCGGGCCCGTGGGCTGTCCGACGGGCTGGAGCGGGTGGTGGACGCACTCGCCGCGTGGGAGTTGCTCAAGGCCCAGACGTCCACGGACCTGTGGCGGGGCGAGTGA
- a CDS encoding cytochrome C assembly family protein, which produces MNHALVSLACHAYVVAALVYLVYLVRQWEALATAGRVLVGTGLVLHGVALFGLFGAQGGRPVGMAQGFSTFAFLLLAIFLVVDVRYRRPVMGAFITPLAVAVLLPGLLLDGGTPLPPYVQRPLLPVHITIALLGVAASAVAAGVAGMYLLMERQVKGKRFGLLFARLPSLEFLDTLNRQLVVVGFIALSVTLVTGAFFSSAAPGFVWSWQSKQIATLVAWVVFAALVSARSFGGWRGRRVALLTMTGFGLLLLCFLSSYDFTHVGGGWR; this is translated from the coding sequence ATGAACCACGCGTTGGTCTCACTCGCCTGCCACGCCTATGTCGTCGCGGCGCTCGTCTATCTGGTGTACCTCGTCCGCCAATGGGAAGCGCTGGCGACCGCGGGCCGCGTGCTCGTGGGCACCGGGCTGGTGCTGCACGGAGTGGCCCTCTTCGGGCTCTTCGGCGCCCAGGGAGGCCGCCCGGTGGGAATGGCCCAGGGCTTCTCCACCTTCGCCTTCCTGCTGCTGGCCATCTTCCTGGTGGTGGATGTGCGCTACCGCCGGCCGGTGATGGGGGCCTTCATCACTCCCCTGGCGGTGGCGGTGCTCCTGCCGGGGCTGTTGCTGGATGGGGGCACGCCCCTGCCGCCGTACGTGCAGCGGCCCCTGTTGCCCGTGCACATCACCATCGCCCTGTTGGGCGTGGCCGCCTCGGCGGTGGCCGCGGGCGTGGCGGGCATGTACCTGCTCATGGAGCGGCAGGTGAAGGGCAAGCGCTTCGGCCTGCTCTTCGCGCGCCTGCCCTCGCTCGAGTTCCTCGACACCCTCAACCGCCAGCTCGTGGTGGTGGGCTTCATCGCGCTGTCGGTGACGCTGGTGACCGGGGCCTTCTTCTCCAGCGCGGCGCCGGGCTTCGTCTGGTCCTGGCAGTCCAAGCAGATCGCCACCCTGGTGGCCTGGGTCGTCTTCGCCGCGCTCGTCAGCGCGCGCTCCTTCGGGGGGTGGCGGGGCCGGCGTGTCGCGCTGCTGACCATGACGGGGTTTGGCTTGTTGCTGCTGTGTTTCCTGTCGTCGTACGACTTCACGCACGTGGGTGGAGGCTGGCGCTAG
- the rodA gene encoding rod shape-determining protein RodA, translating to MQLRIERRMLPHVPWGLILSVLALMGLGIFNLASASRSQASPVWTSQAVYAGVSVLAALIVCLVDYRVIKNLALPIYVLNIAALLALRVIGHKAKGAESWFVIGPIRIQPAEFMKIGVLLMLAKVYHDDFKPGDGSYGLKRLVKPVLVVMVPTALVLVQPDLGTALMILLSSATVILFGKVRWYLVAVLLVGFFAGAGIIWNDYVRDVPEPRTTIVRHMLKPHQSKRISGWLDPESDLRGSGYHAAQSKIAVGSGGLHGKGWKEGTQTGLSFLPEQHTDFIFSVWAEEHGFVKCVMLLVLYGFLFIFGLGVGFTARDRFGAFVAVGVVAMIFWQVFENIGMVIGLLPVTGITLPLLSYGGSSLVSVMLCIGLLVNISMRRHMF from the coding sequence ATGCAACTGCGGATTGAGCGGCGCATGCTGCCCCACGTGCCGTGGGGCCTCATCCTGAGCGTGCTCGCGCTGATGGGGCTGGGCATCTTCAACCTGGCCTCGGCCTCGCGCTCGCAGGCCTCGCCGGTGTGGACGAGCCAGGCGGTGTACGCGGGCGTCAGCGTCCTGGCCGCGCTCATCGTGTGCCTGGTGGACTACCGCGTCATCAAGAACCTGGCGCTGCCCATCTACGTGCTCAACATCGCGGCGCTGCTCGCGCTGCGAGTCATCGGCCACAAGGCCAAGGGCGCCGAGAGCTGGTTCGTGATCGGCCCCATCCGCATCCAGCCGGCGGAGTTCATGAAGATCGGCGTGCTGCTGATGCTCGCCAAGGTCTACCACGACGACTTCAAGCCCGGAGACGGCTCCTATGGCCTCAAGCGCCTGGTGAAGCCGGTGCTCGTCGTCATGGTGCCCACCGCGCTGGTGCTGGTGCAGCCGGACCTGGGCACCGCGCTGATGATCCTCCTGTCCTCGGCGACGGTCATCCTGTTCGGCAAGGTGCGCTGGTACCTGGTGGCGGTGCTGCTGGTGGGCTTCTTCGCCGGCGCGGGCATCATCTGGAACGACTACGTGCGGGACGTGCCCGAGCCGCGCACCACGATCGTGCGGCACATGCTCAAGCCGCACCAGAGCAAGCGCATCTCCGGGTGGTTGGATCCCGAGTCGGACCTGCGCGGCAGCGGCTACCACGCGGCCCAGTCGAAGATCGCCGTGGGCTCCGGAGGGCTGCACGGCAAGGGATGGAAGGAGGGGACCCAGACGGGCCTGTCCTTCCTGCCCGAGCAGCACACGGACTTCATCTTCTCCGTGTGGGCCGAGGAGCACGGCTTCGTCAAATGCGTGATGCTGCTGGTGCTCTACGGCTTCCTGTTCATCTTCGGGCTGGGCGTGGGGTTCACCGCGCGCGACCGCTTCGGCGCCTTCGTGGCCGTGGGCGTCGTGGCGATGATCTTCTGGCAGGTGTTCGAGAACATCGGCATGGTCATCGGCCTCTTGCCGGTGACGGGCATCACCCTGCCGCTGCTCAGCTACGGCGGCTCCTCGCTGGTGAGCGTCATGCTGTGCATCGGGCTGCTGGTGAACATCAGCATGCGCCGCCACATGTTCTGA
- a CDS encoding metallopeptidase TldD-related protein: MTRQDLVGGGTDEALLGGAEAERTGTRGPAEGVGYFARFGVTETLIRETLAAALSRGGDYSDLFFQHRVSTSMSLEDGAVNRAFTTVELGVGVRVVKGDQTGYAYTEELSQEAMRSAARTAAAIADGPSRAGPQHFHVFKDLPQRYVLQAGWDAVRPEQKLPILEGLNSAAFQADGRVAKVSLSFSDEHGAVLVADSTGRIVEDVQPMTSLYLSCVAEQNGKREQNAYGVAGRAGLEFYSRDRLERIVREAVARTTILFDSVQPPAGEMPVVLAAGSSGILLHEAIGHGMEADFNRKGTSIYADKLNKPIAHPFVNIVDDGTNEHARGAINVDDEGNVPDKTMLVENGVLTTFLHDSISARHYKVKPTGNGRRESYRHAPLPRMRSTYMLPGPHTPDEIIASVKKGIYCSNFTNGQVNIGAGDFTFYVKNGYLIEDGKLTRPIKDVNIIGNGPKVLEKVDMVANDLVIDEGGWTCGKDGQGVPVSQGIPTVRVASITVGGRNA, translated from the coding sequence ATGACGCGACAGGACCTGGTGGGTGGCGGCACGGACGAGGCACTGCTTGGCGGTGCGGAGGCGGAGCGGACGGGCACTCGAGGGCCCGCGGAGGGAGTCGGGTACTTCGCCCGCTTCGGCGTCACCGAGACGCTCATCCGCGAGACACTCGCCGCGGCGCTGTCGCGCGGCGGGGACTACAGCGACTTGTTCTTCCAGCACCGCGTCTCCACCTCCATGTCCCTGGAGGACGGCGCGGTGAACCGGGCGTTCACCACCGTGGAGCTCGGCGTGGGGGTGCGCGTCGTCAAGGGAGACCAGACGGGCTACGCCTATACCGAGGAACTGTCCCAGGAGGCGATGCGCAGCGCCGCGCGCACGGCGGCGGCGATCGCGGATGGACCCTCGCGCGCCGGCCCCCAGCACTTCCACGTCTTCAAGGATCTCCCCCAGCGCTACGTGCTCCAGGCCGGCTGGGACGCGGTGCGCCCCGAGCAGAAGCTGCCCATCCTCGAGGGGCTCAACTCGGCGGCCTTCCAGGCCGACGGCCGCGTCGCCAAGGTGAGCCTGTCCTTCTCGGATGAGCATGGCGCGGTGCTCGTGGCCGACAGCACCGGGCGCATCGTCGAGGACGTGCAGCCGATGACGAGCCTCTACCTGTCGTGCGTCGCCGAGCAGAACGGCAAGCGCGAGCAGAACGCGTACGGCGTCGCCGGCCGCGCGGGGTTGGAGTTCTACTCGCGCGACAGGCTGGAGCGCATCGTGCGCGAGGCGGTGGCGCGCACCACCATCCTGTTCGACTCCGTGCAGCCGCCGGCCGGGGAGATGCCGGTGGTGCTCGCCGCGGGCTCCTCGGGAATTCTCCTGCACGAGGCCATCGGCCACGGCATGGAGGCCGACTTCAACCGCAAGGGCACGTCCATCTACGCGGACAAGCTCAACAAGCCCATCGCCCACCCCTTCGTGAACATCGTCGACGACGGCACGAACGAGCACGCGCGTGGCGCCATCAACGTGGACGACGAGGGCAACGTGCCGGACAAGACGATGCTCGTGGAGAATGGGGTCCTCACCACCTTCCTCCACGACTCCATCTCCGCCCGCCACTACAAGGTGAAGCCCACGGGCAACGGCCGGCGCGAGAGCTACCGCCACGCCCCCCTGCCGCGCATGCGCTCCACGTACATGCTGCCGGGGCCCCACACGCCCGACGAGATCATCGCCTCCGTGAAGAAGGGCATCTACTGCTCCAACTTCACCAACGGCCAGGTGAACATCGGCGCCGGCGACTTCACCTTCTACGTGAAGAACGGCTACCTCATCGAGGACGGCAAGCTCACGCGCCCCATCAAGGACGTGAACATCATTGGCAACGGGCCCAAGGTCCTGGAGAAGGTGGACATGGTCGCCAATGATCTCGTCATCGACGAGGGCGGCTGGACGTGCGGCAAGGATGGACAGGGCGTGCCCGTGTCCCAGGGCATCCCCACCGTCCGGGTCGCGTCCATCACCGTGGGCGGGCGCAACGCGTGA
- the mgtE gene encoding magnesium transporter gives MLGNLLKPEFDALIAAKDWNALRDAFSDMDPADMAEVIEDLPADESGILFRLLPRDSAALVFEYLPPSQQTEIVDTLGREQLKNLLDEMAPDDRTRLLEELPAEVTKRILTSLSPEQLKLARTLLGYPEKSAGRYMTPEYLTLPGNLTAGEALEYVRTHGQGRETLAVLYIVDEKGRLLDDVRLASLVLAAPSTPVTDIHDRQLVSIPATADREEFISLFEKYDRVALPVTDSRGVLVGIITVDDVLDAAEEEATEDIQRIGGMEALEAPYLDIGILGMLQKRVGWLTVLFVGQMFTATAMAHYQDAIAQAVFLGTFVPLIISSGGNSGSQATSLIIRALAVRDVTLQDWWKVAAREMTSGVALGVFLGALGFLRILVWPEHESLYGPHFAWVGMAVGLSVVGVVTFGTLCGSMLPFLLRRLGLDPATASAPFVATLVDVTGVVIYFTVATLILTGRVL, from the coding sequence ATGTTGGGAAACCTCCTGAAGCCCGAGTTCGACGCGCTCATCGCCGCCAAGGACTGGAACGCGCTGCGCGATGCGTTCTCGGACATGGACCCGGCGGACATGGCCGAGGTGATCGAGGATCTCCCCGCCGACGAGAGCGGCATCCTCTTCCGGCTGCTGCCCCGGGACTCGGCGGCGCTGGTGTTCGAGTACCTGCCGCCCTCGCAGCAGACGGAGATCGTCGACACGCTGGGCCGCGAACAGCTCAAGAACCTGCTCGACGAGATGGCGCCGGACGATCGCACGCGCCTGTTGGAGGAGCTGCCGGCGGAAGTCACCAAGCGGATCCTCACGTCGCTGTCGCCCGAGCAACTCAAGCTGGCGCGCACCCTGCTGGGCTATCCGGAGAAGAGCGCCGGGCGCTACATGACGCCCGAGTACCTCACGCTGCCGGGCAACCTCACCGCGGGGGAGGCGCTCGAGTACGTGCGCACCCACGGCCAGGGCCGCGAGACGCTGGCGGTGCTCTACATCGTGGACGAGAAGGGCCGGCTCTTGGACGACGTGCGGCTCGCGTCGCTGGTGCTCGCGGCGCCCTCCACGCCGGTGACGGACATCCATGATCGGCAGCTCGTGAGCATCCCGGCCACGGCGGACCGCGAGGAGTTCATCAGCCTGTTCGAGAAGTACGACCGGGTGGCGCTGCCGGTGACGGACTCGCGGGGCGTGCTGGTGGGCATCATCACGGTGGACGACGTGCTGGACGCGGCCGAGGAGGAGGCCACCGAGGACATCCAGCGCATCGGCGGTATGGAGGCCCTGGAGGCGCCCTACCTGGACATCGGCATCCTGGGCATGTTGCAGAAGCGCGTGGGGTGGCTGACGGTGCTCTTCGTGGGGCAGATGTTCACCGCCACCGCCATGGCGCACTACCAGGACGCCATCGCCCAGGCGGTGTTCCTCGGCACCTTCGTGCCGCTCATCATCTCCTCGGGCGGCAACTCGGGCTCCCAGGCCACCTCGCTCATCATCCGCGCGCTGGCGGTGCGCGACGTCACGCTCCAGGACTGGTGGAAGGTCGCCGCGCGGGAGATGACCAGTGGCGTGGCGCTGGGCGTCTTCCTCGGGGCGCTGGGCTTCCTGCGCATCCTCGTCTGGCCCGAGCACGAGTCGCTCTACGGGCCGCACTTCGCCTGGGTGGGCATGGCGGTGGGCCTGAGCGTGGTGGGCGTGGTGACGTTCGGCACGCTGTGCGGCTCGATGCTGCCCTTCCTCTTGCGGCGGCTCGGGTTGGATCCCGCCACCGCGTCCGCCCCCTTCGTGGCCACGCTGGTGGACGTCACCGGCGTCGTCATCTACTTCACCGTGGCCACGCTCATCCTCACCGGCCGCGTGCTGTAG
- the trxA gene encoding thioredoxin, protein MAGADVLTVGDGDFKKEVLDSTQPVLVDFWATWCAPCRAIAPAIDALATQYKGQLKVAKIDIDQNQDTPQQYGIRSIPTLLVFKGGKVVDQIVGSVPRSKIEEAVKKAL, encoded by the coding sequence ATGGCAGGCGCTGACGTGTTGACTGTTGGAGATGGGGATTTCAAGAAGGAAGTGCTGGATTCCACCCAGCCCGTGCTGGTGGATTTCTGGGCCACGTGGTGCGCCCCGTGCCGCGCCATCGCGCCCGCCATCGACGCGCTGGCCACCCAGTACAAGGGCCAGCTCAAGGTGGCCAAGATCGACATCGACCAGAACCAGGACACCCCCCAGCAGTACGGCATCCGCTCCATCCCCACCCTGCTCGTCTTCAAGGGCGGCAAGGTGGTGGATCAGATCGTCGGCTCCGTGCCCCGGTCGAAGATCGAAGAGGCCGTGAAGAAGGCCCTGTAG
- the hemC gene encoding hydroxymethylbilane synthase, whose amino-acid sequence MKSIRIATRQSPLALWQARHVGALLTRLHPELQVSFVEMTTAGDRFLAAPLSTVGGKGLFVKEIEQCLLDGRADLAVHSLKDMTSVLPPGLLLAALPTREDPRDALCGPPGLSLERLPPGARLGTSSLRRSCILRARRPDLEIVSLRGNVQTRLARMRELQLHGAVLAFAGLKRLGLEAEIAEVLPTSVSLPAVGQGVLAIQCRTEDAAVRGLLAPLEDATTRVAVTAERAFMARLEGGCTVPLAGHATVQGQTVHLRGLVGRPDGTKVVLGERSGPVEAALAVGDALAEELLSRGAADILRDFGRLASARES is encoded by the coding sequence ATGAAGTCCATCCGCATCGCCACCCGGCAGAGTCCGCTGGCGCTCTGGCAGGCCCGTCACGTGGGCGCGCTGCTCACCCGGCTCCATCCCGAGCTGCAGGTCTCCTTCGTGGAAATGACCACCGCGGGTGACCGCTTCCTCGCCGCGCCCCTGTCCACCGTGGGCGGCAAGGGGTTGTTCGTGAAGGAGATCGAGCAGTGCCTGCTCGATGGCCGCGCGGACCTGGCCGTGCACAGCCTCAAGGACATGACGTCCGTGCTGCCCCCGGGCCTGCTGCTCGCGGCGCTGCCCACGCGCGAGGATCCCCGCGACGCGCTCTGCGGCCCTCCCGGCTTGTCGCTGGAGCGGCTGCCTCCGGGCGCGCGCCTGGGCACGTCCTCGCTGCGGCGCAGCTGCATCCTGCGCGCGCGGCGGCCGGACCTGGAGATCGTCAGCCTGCGCGGCAACGTGCAGACGCGGCTGGCGCGCATGCGCGAGTTGCAACTGCATGGCGCGGTGCTCGCCTTCGCGGGCCTCAAGCGCCTGGGCCTGGAAGCGGAGATCGCCGAGGTGCTGCCCACCAGCGTGAGCCTGCCGGCGGTGGGGCAGGGCGTGCTCGCCATCCAGTGCCGCACGGAAGACGCCGCGGTGCGCGGCCTGCTCGCGCCGCTCGAGGATGCCACCACGCGCGTGGCGGTGACGGCCGAGCGCGCCTTCATGGCCCGCCTGGAAGGGGGCTGCACCGTCCCACTCGCGGGACATGCCACCGTGCAGGGCCAGACCGTCCACTTGCGTGGACTGGTGGGGCGGCCGGATGGCACGAAGGTGGTGCTGGGCGAGCGCAGTGGCCCGGTGGAGGCGGCGCTCGCGGTGGGCGACGCGCTCGCGGAGGAATTGTTGTCGCGTGGCGCGGCGGACATCCTGCGTGATTTTGGTCGCCTCGCTTCCGCGCGGGAGTCCTAG